CGGGCCTCTCGGCAGTTACGTGCCGGCGGATTTGATGGTCTTCAGCGGCCCACCTTCCGGCCCGCTGACGCCGCACCTGTGCGCGAGTACCGGCGGGATCGAGGGCGCGGGATGGCTGAACGCCACGCTGAATGCCGGCACCTACACCGTCGCCGTTTATTCGCCGGAGGTGAACGGCCTGATAAAGCCGTCGACGTCGCGACTGCTGGTGCTGGCACAGGGCCTGAATACGCTGGAAAACAGCTCGTTCGACAGTGGACTGACCTCGTGGAAACTCAAGAATGGCACCGGTGACGCGATCGTCACCGGCGCAGGGAGTTTCGACGGATCATCCTTCGTATTCGTGGGCGGCCCGGAGGAAAACAGCCAGCTTTCACAGGCCATCACGGTGAGCGGTTTCATCGTGCCGCCGGACTCGTTCCTGCGCTTCAGTTACACCGTGGAACACGTTGCGCTGATGACCCAGAATCCAACCTACGAGATTACCCTCACCTATGCCGATGGCACCGTTCAGAAGCTGAAAGGGAAGATCGAAATTCCGCCGGGAGTTGGCGCCGGGGCACCGATCGGCGATTCGTACGTGATCACCAAAAAGGGCATGGCCGCGATCAAGATCAAGATCAAGAACAAAGCGACGAGCGGCGAGCTGATGCTGGATTTGATCAGGATCTCGATCAGCCCGGCAGGTTACGGGCTGCGCGACAGCGTGCTGCCGCTTCCGCCGCCGGCGCAGTAAGGCGCATTACCCGACGCTGCCCGATAACGCGGCGAGCCAGCTAAGTGGGCCGGTTCGCCGCGTTTTATTTGGTCACTTTCGCTAAGACCTGCTTGTGCTGAGTAGCCCTTATCAGTGCAAAATGCCTATGATAGACTCCGTTCGTTCTGTTCGTCACAAACAGGCGTCGCCTGGCACGGAGGATGTTGCATGGGCACTCATAAGAGGCTGGTTCTACCCGGCCCGGTGGAAGTCCGCGAAGAAATTCTGCAAGCCCAGACCCAATGGATGATCGGCCACCGCTCGACGGCCTTCGCGGATCTGTACGCGCGGATGCAGGTCAAGCTGAAGCAGGCCTTCAAGACGGAAAACCGCGTGATCCTGCTCGGTTCGTCCGGCACGGGCTTGTGGGAAGGCGCGTCGCGCAACTGTATCCGCGACGACAAGAAGGTGCTGCATCTGATCGGCGGGGCGTTCAGCGAGCGCTGGGCCGAGATCAGCCAGATGAACGGCAAGCAGGTCGATACCATCAAGGTCGAGTGGGGCCAGGCGCACACCGCCCAGATGGTGGCCGACGCGATGGCGAAGCAGACCTACGACGCGGTTTGCGCCGTGCATAACGAAACCAGCACCGGCGTCACCAACCCGATCAAGGCGATCGGCGAGGTGGTCCGCCAATACGAAGACACCCTGTTCCTGGTCGACACCGTCAGCGGCTTCCTCGGCGCGGAACTCCGTACCGACGACTGGGGTATCGATTTTGCGCTGACCAGCAGCCAGAAGGCATTCGCGCTGCCGCCCGGCCTGGCCTTTGCCGCCGTCAGCGAGCGCGTGCTCAAGCGCGCCGCGCAGGTTCCCTACCGCGGCTATTACTTCGACCTGCTGGAAATCACCAAGATGGGCGACAAGAACAATACGCCGTCCACGCCGCCGGTCAGCCTGATGTTCGCGGCCGACAAGCAGCTTGACGACATCATGGCCGAAGGCGTCGAAAACCGTTGGGCGCGCCACCTGCACATGCGCGAACTGACCCACAACTGGGCCGATTCGCGCGGGTTCGGCGTCTACGCAGACCGCAACTTCGCCAGCCCGACCGTCACGACTGTCGATAACCGCGTCAAGAATATCGACGTGGATGCGATGGCGAAATTCATGTCCGGCAAGAACTTCAGCATGGACAAGGGCTACGGCAAGATCAAGGGCGCGACGTTCCGCATCGCGCATATGGGCGATATGCAGCCCTCGACCCTCGAAGAAGTGCTCAGCGGCCTCGACGAATTTATCGGCGCGTAATGGCGTAACGAAGTGCGTGGGGTTCCACCCCACACCCCGGCAGGAGTTGACACTCCTGCACCTCAATTCTGCGAACTGACCGCGCGCGGTCAGTTCGCAAGTGAGGGGTCAAGGGGGCAAACCCCTTGCGGAGGCACGGGGGCGGCGCCCCCGAAACTTTATCCTGAAGGAGACACAATGCCGTTTCATGTCCTGATTTCTGACAATGTCGATAAGCGCGCGATCGCGCTGCTTGAGCAAGACCCGAATCTCCGCGTGACCGCCGGCGGTGACCTGACGCGTGAGCAGACAATCGCCGCGCTGCCGGAAGCCGACGCGCTGGTCATCCGCAGCGCGACCAAGGCCAACGCCGAACTGCTCAGTTATGCCCGGCAGTTGAAGGTGATCGCCCGCGCGGGTGTCGGCGTGGATAACGTCGACCTGACCGCCGCGACCGAAAAAGGCATCATCGTGATGAACACGCCGGACGGCAACACGATCAGCACCGCCGAGCACACGTTCGGGCTGATGCTGTCGCTGGCGCGGCATATCCCACAGGCCCACGCCAGTCTTTCGGCCGGCAAGTGGGACCGCAAGTCTTTCACCGGCCTCGAACTGCGCGGCAAGACGCTCGGCGTGGTCGGCTTCGGCCGGATCGGCCGCGCGGTCGCCAAGCGGGCGCTGGCGTTCGATATGAACGTGATCGCCTTCGACCCGTTCGTGCTGCCGGATCTGGCCGCCGATATGGGCGTGACGATGGTCGGACTGGACGTGCTGTACGCGCAGAGCGATTTCATCACCCTGCATACGACCGTGACCGAAGAGTCGCGCTATATGATTGACGCGGCGAATATCGCCAAGATGAAGACCGGCGTGCGGATTATCAACGCGGCGCGCGGCGTGCTGATCCGCGACGCGGACCTGGCCGAGGCGATCAAGAGCGGCAAAGTGGCCGGCGCCGCGCTGGACGTGTTCGAGCCGGAGCCACCGGCGGCAGACAATCCACTGATCGGACTGCCGGGGGTGATCCACACCCCGCATCTGGCGGCCAGCACGGCCGACGCGCAGAATAACGTCGCGCTGGACGCCGCGCAGCTGGTACTCGACGCGCTGCTGCAGGGGCGCTACTCGAACGTGTGCAACCCGCAGGCGCTGCACAACAAGTAAACAGCGGCCAGCGAAAAGACACATGCAACCCACACTAAAGCGGCTTCTCTGGGAACAGGGAGGCCGCTTTTTTGCGGCGACGACGGGCAGCGTCTGATGGTCAGGTGTGCATGGCCAGCCAGCGCACGATTGGCCGTCCGTCGGCGAGAATCCGGGCAAAGAGCGTGGACTGGATCTCGGCGGATGAGCCGAACTTGAGCATGCCGAGCAGATGCTCGTAGCCTTCGAGCTGCTCGAAGTGATGCGTGTAGGATTCGGCGTGGGTCTCGAAGTCGGTGGTGAGCAGATAGGCCTGATTGTGGAGCGTCCTGAGCAGCGCCTGAGTCTGCGAGCGGCCGGTCAGCGCCAGCAGCGCGGCGTGAAAGCCGAACAGGGCTTTGCGGCGGAGGGCGATCTGCCCAACATTGTGCTCGTCACGGGCGCGGGCAACCGGCGGCGTGAGGGCGGCAAGGAGCTGCGCGCGTTTATGGTCATCGAAGACCCAGCCCACCGCCAACTGCTCGACGGTCGCCATCAGGGCGAAGACTTCCTCGGCTTCGCCGGCATCGAAACTGCGGACGCGGACGCCATGCCGGGCTTCGTAACGCACCCAGCCTTCATTTTCGAGGCGGCGCAGGGCGTCGCGAACCGTGTTCTGGCTGACGTTGTGCGACTGGGCGATAGCGAGCTCTATCAGGCGTTCCCCACAGGCGATCTGCCCGTTATGGATGGCCTCGCGCAGCGTATCCGCCACCAACTGGGCCAGCGTCGCGCGCGGATCGCTCATGGAGTCCAGTCCACATTGAGCGCGAAGGCAATATCGAGCGATTCGGGTTCCGAAGCGCCGTCGATGCCCAGCGTGTAGAGCGAACCGACGGGATCGGAAACGGCGCCCAGGCTCATCAGGAGCAGCGTGCCATCCGGGCTGAGGGTCAAGCCGCTGATGTAGTCTTTGCTGTTGAACAGGCGGGCCGAGCCCGCGCCGTCGATACTGCCGCGCCAGAGCGCGGATTCACCGTCATGGTCGCTGACCCAGAACAGGGTCTGGCCGTCAGCCGAGAACACCGGGTAGGTTTCGCGCACGGCGTTGTTGGTGAGCGCGACGGTGGTGCCGCTGAGCAGGTCCATCACGACAACTTCCCAGGTCGAGGCGTCACGCGGGGCGCCGGCGACGAAGGCGATTTTTGTGCCGTCGGGCGAGAGCGAGGGATGCGAGGCGCGCACGTTCGGCTCGCTATAAATCACGGTGACTACCCCGCTGCCATCGACCGGCGCCATCAGTAAGCTGAGCGCGCCGTCGCCGCGGGTATCCGAGGCAAACACCAGCGCGGTGCCGTCCGGCATCCAGGCGGGGTTGGACTCGTCGACGGATGAGGCAAGCACACGGGTATTATAGGTACGGGCGAAATCGGTCACGAACACATCGTCGCTGTCGAAACGGTCGCTGACATAGGCGATGGTCTGGCCGTCAGGCGAGACGGTCGGGGCGCTGTGGTTGTAAGACGCGTCGGTAAACTGGGCCGGGATCGGGTCGCGGAGGGTTGAGGTGAAAATCTGCGAATAGACCGGCCCGCCGCCGGTTTGGGTGTCGGTCACGAAGACCAGCAGTCCGTCCATCGGGTCGCGCACGCCGATGGGCGCAGCAGACTGGGTACCGGAAGCAGTGGCGGTCGCCAGAGCCTGCGCTCCGGGGTCGCCGGTGGGGGTTAGCACGCTGGCGTCGGGCGTGGTTTCGGTAGAGGACTGCGAATTAAGCCGGTCGATCAACTGCGATGCCACCATCACAACGACGAAGCCGATCACGGCCAGCAGCCCGCAGCCGATCAGCGCGCCGATGGTCATGCTCACCCACAGGTTGCCGCCCGAACTGCGGCGGCGGACTGCGCGCGCGGCCGGCATGGATGCCGAGACAGGCGCGGGCATGAAGTCCGATGGCGCACGCGGGGTAAAGACGGGCTGGAGCATCGGCTGCTGCTGGGACGGCGTGACCGGGACGGGCTGGGTTGCGGCGCTGACCGGCTTGCGGTGCGGCTGGGTATCGTTAGGGTTGAAGCCGCCGGGGTTCTCGATGGCGATCCGCAGCGATTCGACCAGTTCGGCGGCGGTCGGGTAGCGTTCGTCGGGCTTCTTCTTGAGCGTCTTGAAGATGACGTGCTCGACGGCGGGACTGATATTGGGATTGATGGCACGGGCAGAAGGCGGCGGGGCGGTGACCTGCATCACGGCGATACTATAGGGCGTATCGGACATGAACGGCCGGCGGCCGGTGAGCAGTTCGAAGAGCATGACGCCCAGGGCGTACAGGTCGCTGCGGCCGTCCATCGGCTGTCCCTGCGCCTGCTCCGGGCTCATATAGCTGGGCGTGCCGACCACGCCCTGGGTGGTGATGGTCGGAGTGTGGCTCTGGTCGCCGATGACGCGGGCGATGCCGAAGTCGGTGATGAACGCGCCGCCGGTCTCGTCGAGCAGGACGTTAGAGGGCTTGAGGTCGCGGTGGAGGACGTTTTTGTTGTGGGCGTAATCGAGCGCGGGGGCGATCTGGGCGTAGACTTCCAGCACGTCTTCGGCGCGCATTGGCCCGGTGACCAGCCGCTGGTCCAGCGAACCGCCGGACATATAGCGCATGGCGATGAAGGGCTGGCCGTCGAGGGTGCCGTGGTCGTAGACGGGGACGATTGAGCGGTGTTCGAGCTGCGCGACGATATTGACTTCACGCTCAAAGCGTTTGAAGTAGGTCTCGTCGGACAGGTTTTTGGGAAGCACCTTGAGCGCCACGACACGGTTCATGGAGGTCTGGCGCGCCAAATAGACGGTCGCCATGCCACCGCGCCCGATGTGCCCCTCGATCACGTAGCCGCCGATGGTCTTGCCGATCAGCTCGTCGGTCATGTCGGCTATGGGGTTTACCCTCGTCCTTCACCGCCGCTTTGCGGTGATTATAGGCCAAAACAGGAATGCCGAAAGCCCCGGCGGCTGTCAGGGTATTCCAACAGCCTGCAGCCACGACTGGGCGATGAGCGCCGCGCCGGATGGAGACGGATGGACGCCGTCCGGCAGCCAGAACTTCGCCTTGCGCCGCGCCGAAGCCTCGGCAAAGATCGAGTCAAGCGGCACATGAATGGTATTGTACTCCTGTGCGAGCCGGTGAATGATCTCGATTTTCTCGTTCAGGTCCGGCCGCCACAGTTCCTGACCGTCGACGACTTCCAGCAGGAACGGATCGCAGAGCACGATCTGGGCGTTGAGCTGCGTCACTATGCGGTCGAGCAATTTGCGGTACTGGCGCTCGAAAACGTTGGCGGGGGTGGGGTCGTTGCTGTCGAAGGCGCGCCAGGTATTGTTGATGCCGATCAGGATCGACACCCAGGTGGGCTGGAGGGCCAGGAAGTCCTGGTCCCAGCGGTCCAGCAAATCGCGGACGCGGTCGCCGCCCACGCCACGGTTGAGGAATTTGACACGGCGTTCCGGGTAGAGGGCGGAGTACCAGGAGGCCGCGATCATGGCGTAGCCGGTCCCCCAATCTTTCCACACGTCGCGGGCGCGCCCGGCATCGGTAACGCTGTCGCCCTGAAAGAGCACGAGGGCGTCTTCTGGGATTCTGGAAGGCATAGGGGTGACTTTCCGCCGGTGGACGGTGATCTCTGGTGTCTGTGGAGATTATACGGCAAACCGGAGTGCCCCGCGACGATGCGAGAACAGGGAGATCAAGGAGGTATACGGCATCCCTTGGTCTAGCCCCGTATAGATAGAGTAGCAGTGACTCAAGCGGCGTGGCGAGCCGGACAGGCCTCGTCGAGCCGCGAGTGCGGTCCCGGCCGGTTACTTGATGCCTGAGTGCATGAAGCTCTGGATGAACTGGCGCTGGAAGATCAGGAAGATCAGCAGCAGCGGCGCGACGATAATCAGGGTGGCGGCCATGATCAGGCTCCACTGGGCGCCGATGTCGGTGAGCTGGGTAAAGCGCAGCAGGCCCATGGTCAGCGGACGGGCTTTGTCGCTGGTCACAACCAGCGGCCAGAGCAGCGAGTTCCAGTGGAAGCTGACGCTCACCAAGCCGAAGGCGATCAGGGTCGAGCGGCTGGGCGGCAGGTAGACGTGCCAGAGCAGGTGATACCAGCGGCAGCCGTCGATCTGGCCGGCCTCGACCAGTTCGGTCGGCACTTCCAGGAAGGCCTGACGCATCAGAAACGTCCCGAACGCCGATCCGAAATAGGGGATGGCGATGGCGAGAGTCGTGTCGTACAGGCCCAGCTCGCGGATGGTGACAAAGTTGGGCACCAGCAGGCTGGCGGTGGGAATCATCATCTGCGCCAGAATCAGGTAGAACAGGATCTTCTTGCCCGGAAACTCGAAATGCACGAAGGCGAAGGCCGCCAGCGGTATGGTGATGAGCTGCACGGCGAGGGTCGTCAGCACGTACTGAAGGGTGTTCTGGTAATAGGACGCCGTGAGCTGGCCGTCTTCGACATGCGGGAAGAAGGGGGCGAGCTGGTTGACGATCTGGTAGCTCTCGACCGAGAGATGCTCGCCGAACCAGATATCGCCACGCCCAAGCGCATCCTCCCGCGGGCGCAGCGAGACGATAATGGCCCACAGGATCGGAATGGCCCAGACGATGCACAGGGTGATCGTCAGGGCGTTAACCAGCCACTTCGAGGTGCTGATAGGTTTGCGGGGACGGGCGGATAAGACGGCCTGAGTCATATTATTCGGCTGCGCTTGAGCGCTCTGACAGGAAGAAGTTGGTCAGCGTGAAGGCGAGAAGAATCAGGATCATGACGACGGTCAGTGCGTTGGAAAAGCCATAATTCTGGAGGATGAAGCGCTGTTTATAGATTTCGTAGAGCAGCAGATCGGCCTCACCCGAGACTAACTGATAGGTCAGCACAAAGGCGTGGTCGATGTTCTGGAAGGCGCTGATGATGGCGACCACGCTGACGAACAGCGTCGTGCGGCGCAGCAACGGCAGGGTAATGCGGACGGTCTTCACCCACCAACTGGCGCCGTCCAGATCGGCGGCCTCGTAGATCTCGGCAGGCAGGTTTTGCATCCCCGCCAGATAGAAGATCATCAGATAGCCGGCGTCCTTCCAGATCGCGACGATCATCAACGACCAGAGGGCCATGTCACGGTTGATGACCCAGTTCTGCGAGCCGGTATAGCCGAGAACCTGCAGGGCGTTGTTCAAGAGGCCGTATTCCGGCGTGAAGAAGAACAGCCAG
This DNA window, taken from Candidatus Flexicrinis proximus, encodes the following:
- a CDS encoding SGNH/GDSL hydrolase family protein, coding for MPSRIPEDALVLFQGDSVTDAGRARDVWKDWGTGYAMIAASWYSALYPERRVKFLNRGVGGDRVRDLLDRWDQDFLALQPTWVSILIGINNTWRAFDSNDPTPANVFERQYRKLLDRIVTQLNAQIVLCDPFLLEVVDGQELWRPDLNEKIEIIHRLAQEYNTIHVPLDSIFAEASARRKAKFWLPDGVHPSPSGAALIAQSWLQAVGIP
- a CDS encoding serine/threonine-protein kinase, whose translation is MTDELIGKTIGGYVIEGHIGRGGMATVYLARQTSMNRVVALKVLPKNLSDETYFKRFEREVNIVAQLEHRSIVPVYDHGTLDGQPFIAMRYMSGGSLDQRLVTGPMRAEDVLEVYAQIAPALDYAHNKNVLHRDLKPSNVLLDETGGAFITDFGIARVIGDQSHTPTITTQGVVGTPSYMSPEQAQGQPMDGRSDLYALGVMLFELLTGRRPFMSDTPYSIAVMQVTAPPPSARAINPNISPAVEHVIFKTLKKKPDERYPTAAELVESLRIAIENPGGFNPNDTQPHRKPVSAATQPVPVTPSQQQPMLQPVFTPRAPSDFMPAPVSASMPAARAVRRRSSGGNLWVSMTIGALIGCGLLAVIGFVVVMVASQLIDRLNSQSSTETTPDASVLTPTGDPGAQALATATASGTQSAAPIGVRDPMDGLLVFVTDTQTGGGPVYSQIFTSTLRDPIPAQFTDASYNHSAPTVSPDGQTIAYVSDRFDSDDVFVTDFARTYNTRVLASSVDESNPAWMPDGTALVFASDTRGDGALSLLMAPVDGSGVVTVIYSEPNVRASHPSLSPDGTKIAFVAGAPRDASTWEVVVMDLLSGTTVALTNNAVRETYPVFSADGQTLFWVSDHDGESALWRGSIDGAGSARLFNSKDYISGLTLSPDGTLLLMSLGAVSDPVGSLYTLGIDGASEPESLDIAFALNVDWTP
- a CDS encoding carbohydrate ABC transporter permease, coding for MTQAVLSARPRKPISTSKWLVNALTITLCIVWAIPILWAIIVSLRPREDALGRGDIWFGEHLSVESYQIVNQLAPFFPHVEDGQLTASYYQNTLQYVLTTLAVQLITIPLAAFAFVHFEFPGKKILFYLILAQMMIPTASLLVPNFVTIRELGLYDTTLAIAIPYFGSAFGTFLMRQAFLEVPTELVEAGQIDGCRWYHLLWHVYLPPSRSTLIAFGLVSVSFHWNSLLWPLVVTSDKARPLTMGLLRFTQLTDIGAQWSLIMAATLIIVAPLLLIFLIFQRQFIQSFMHSGIK
- a CDS encoding GntR family transcriptional regulator, whose translation is MSDPRATLAQLVADTLREAIHNGQIACGERLIELAIAQSHNVSQNTVRDALRRLENEGWVRYEARHGVRVRSFDAGEAEEVFALMATVEQLAVGWVFDDHKRAQLLAALTPPVARARDEHNVGQIALRRKALFGFHAALLALTGRSQTQALLRTLHNQAYLLTTDFETHAESYTHHFEQLEGYEHLLGMLKFGSSAEIQSTLFARILADGRPIVRWLAMHT
- a CDS encoding sugar ABC transporter permease, whose translation is MTVQGRTLRWRGKRVSPLPYLLILPTLFFVLLFTIHPTIQVIRSSQVYYHPSRPDRSRLTDLNLPGIEETNQSIRGPHDVGFAYFRAMFDPSTEEGVIFFRVLGNTLLYAAVTVSVSMALAFGFALLVNRAVRGIGLARVALFYPTMLPMVSAATIWLFFFTPEYGLLNNALQVLGYTGSQNWVINRDMALWSLMIVAIWKDAGYLMIFYLAGMQNLPAEIYEAADLDGASWWVKTVRITLPLLRRTTLFVSVVAIISAFQNIDHAFVLTYQLVSGEADLLLYEIYKQRFILQNYGFSNALTVVMILILLAFTLTNFFLSERSSAAE
- a CDS encoding alanine--glyoxylate aminotransferase family protein, with the protein product MGTHKRLVLPGPVEVREEILQAQTQWMIGHRSTAFADLYARMQVKLKQAFKTENRVILLGSSGTGLWEGASRNCIRDDKKVLHLIGGAFSERWAEISQMNGKQVDTIKVEWGQAHTAQMVADAMAKQTYDAVCAVHNETSTGVTNPIKAIGEVVRQYEDTLFLVDTVSGFLGAELRTDDWGIDFALTSSQKAFALPPGLAFAAVSERVLKRAAQVPYRGYYFDLLEITKMGDKNNTPSTPPVSLMFAADKQLDDIMAEGVENRWARHLHMRELTHNWADSRGFGVYADRNFASPTVTTVDNRVKNIDVDAMAKFMSGKNFSMDKGYGKIKGATFRIAHMGDMQPSTLEEVLSGLDEFIGA